From the genome of Lolium rigidum isolate FL_2022 unplaced genomic scaffold, APGP_CSIRO_Lrig_0.1 contig_33455_1, whole genome shotgun sequence, one region includes:
- the LOC124681079 gene encoding uncharacterized protein LOC124681079 isoform X1 yields the protein MQEQNVQDLWREGRENDEVKWERLRLRIKEEEDALHRRGRFGANFFNWSDRRCAADSGEAWASLNEPLTPQQPHIPLDTNTPEVATVGTSMPVAQLEVHPEGTHFTASRSERPTVYDIRARPDFFESISKSKDFRMVKIGVRVLTRQGQNFNKRVLASIIHEVLTAVVAEYNAGLLLAHREALGNEIKRLLIDRAMNMKISLDDVSITTLSLLSEEENSEKAEQDSSSGIIRAQQGDNNWDKLQTYLTLALVVGLTILLSVQSLMPSEYLCYIIGVFATIWIFGTIALLCGLFGTYRYEKSFSRHVGRFTFLCFSIFVLYVFFLISKPIEPPTSSLNPPSPSAPSVMTIDSRALFFLALGLIVLAGHIYSWVMVVVQALTYRCWTDTCIKSD from the exons ATGCAGGAACAGAACGTGCAGGACCTCTGGAGGGAGGGCAGGGAAAATGACGAGGTGAAATGGGAGAGATTAAGACTGAGGATTAAAGAAGAGGAGGATGCGCTTCATAGGCGTGGGCGGTTTGGAGCTAATTTCTTCAATTGGAGTGACCGCCGGTGTGCAGCGGACAGTGGAGAGGCATGGGCATCTCTGAACGAACCACTTACACCGCAGCAGCCACACATTCCATTGGACACAAACACCCCGGAAGTAGCGACAGTTGGGACTTCAATGCCTGTGGCTCAGCTGGAG GTACACCCTGAAGGGACTCACTTTACGGCTTCAAGGTCTGAAAGGCCAACGGTTTATGATATCCGGGCTCGTCCTGATTTTTTTGAGAGTATTTCTAAGAGCAAGGACTTCCGAATG GTGAAAATTGGTGTCCGTGTCCTTACAAGGCAGGGGCAGAATTTCAACAAGAGGGTCTTAGCATCAATCATCCATGAAGTACTCACAGCTGTTGTTGCTGAGTACAATGCTGGTCTGCTATTAGCACACAGAGAG GCTCTGGGTAATGAGATTAAGAGGTTACTGATAGACAGGGCAATGAACATGAAAATTTCCCTCGATGATGTGTCCATTACTACCCTTAGTTTACTTTCTGAAGAAGAGAATTCTGAGAAAGCGGAGCAGGACAGCAGCAGCGGAATTATCAGGGCACAG CAGGGTGATAACAACTGGGACAAGCTGCAAACATACTTAACCCTTGCTTTAGTCGTCGGGTTGACAATCTTGCTTTCAGTCCAGTCTCTAATGCCTTCTGAATATCTATGCTATATCATTGGTGTATTTGCCACAATATGGATATTCGGAACTATTGCTCTTCTCTGTGGTTTGTTCGGAACTTACAGATACGAGAAGAGCTTTAGCCGTCATGTTGGACGCTTCACGTTCTTGTGTTTTTCAATCTTTGTTCTATATGTCTTCTTCCTCATTTCAAAACCAATTGAACCGCCCACCTCTTCACTCAACCCTCCATCACCGTCAGCACCCTCAGTAATGACAATCGACAGCCGTGCACTATTTTTCCTTGCACTTGGACTTATAGTGCTGGCTGGTCACATCTATTCTTGGGTCATG GTTGTCGTACAGGCTCTGACATATAG GTGTTGGACTGACACCTGCATCAAATCTGACTGA
- the LOC124681079 gene encoding uncharacterized protein LOC124681079 isoform X2, which yields MQEQNVQDLWREGRENDEVKWERLRLRIKEEEDALHRRGRFGANFFNWSDRRCAADSGEAWASLNEPLTPQQPHIPLDTNTPEVATVGTSMPVAQLEVHPEGTHFTASRSERPTVYDIRARPDFFESISKSKDFRMVKIGVRVLTRQGQNFNKRVLASIIHEVLTAVVAEYNAGLLLAHREALGNEIKRLLIDRAMNMKISLDDVSITTLSLLSEEENSEKAEQDSSSGIIRAQGDNNWDKLQTYLTLALVVGLTILLSVQSLMPSEYLCYIIGVFATIWIFGTIALLCGLFGTYRYEKSFSRHVGRFTFLCFSIFVLYVFFLISKPIEPPTSSLNPPSPSAPSVMTIDSRALFFLALGLIVLAGHIYSWVMVVVQALTYRCWTDTCIKSD from the exons ATGCAGGAACAGAACGTGCAGGACCTCTGGAGGGAGGGCAGGGAAAATGACGAGGTGAAATGGGAGAGATTAAGACTGAGGATTAAAGAAGAGGAGGATGCGCTTCATAGGCGTGGGCGGTTTGGAGCTAATTTCTTCAATTGGAGTGACCGCCGGTGTGCAGCGGACAGTGGAGAGGCATGGGCATCTCTGAACGAACCACTTACACCGCAGCAGCCACACATTCCATTGGACACAAACACCCCGGAAGTAGCGACAGTTGGGACTTCAATGCCTGTGGCTCAGCTGGAG GTACACCCTGAAGGGACTCACTTTACGGCTTCAAGGTCTGAAAGGCCAACGGTTTATGATATCCGGGCTCGTCCTGATTTTTTTGAGAGTATTTCTAAGAGCAAGGACTTCCGAATG GTGAAAATTGGTGTCCGTGTCCTTACAAGGCAGGGGCAGAATTTCAACAAGAGGGTCTTAGCATCAATCATCCATGAAGTACTCACAGCTGTTGTTGCTGAGTACAATGCTGGTCTGCTATTAGCACACAGAGAG GCTCTGGGTAATGAGATTAAGAGGTTACTGATAGACAGGGCAATGAACATGAAAATTTCCCTCGATGATGTGTCCATTACTACCCTTAGTTTACTTTCTGAAGAAGAGAATTCTGAGAAAGCGGAGCAGGACAGCAGCAGCGGAATTATCAGGGCACAG GGTGATAACAACTGGGACAAGCTGCAAACATACTTAACCCTTGCTTTAGTCGTCGGGTTGACAATCTTGCTTTCAGTCCAGTCTCTAATGCCTTCTGAATATCTATGCTATATCATTGGTGTATTTGCCACAATATGGATATTCGGAACTATTGCTCTTCTCTGTGGTTTGTTCGGAACTTACAGATACGAGAAGAGCTTTAGCCGTCATGTTGGACGCTTCACGTTCTTGTGTTTTTCAATCTTTGTTCTATATGTCTTCTTCCTCATTTCAAAACCAATTGAACCGCCCACCTCTTCACTCAACCCTCCATCACCGTCAGCACCCTCAGTAATGACAATCGACAGCCGTGCACTATTTTTCCTTGCACTTGGACTTATAGTGCTGGCTGGTCACATCTATTCTTGGGTCATG GTTGTCGTACAGGCTCTGACATATAG GTGTTGGACTGACACCTGCATCAAATCTGACTGA
- the LOC124681079 gene encoding uncharacterized protein LOC124681079 isoform X3, with product MQEQNVQDLWREGRENDEVKWERLRLRIKEEEDALHRRGRFGANFFNWSDRRCAADSGEAWASLNEPLTPQQPHIPLDTNTPEVATVGTSMPVAQLEVHPEGTHFTASRSERPTVYDIRARPDFFESISKSKDFRMVKIGVRVLTRQGQNFNKRVLASIIHEVLTAVVAEYNAGLLLAHREALGNEIKRLLIDRAMNMKISLDDVSITTLSLLSEEENSEKAEQDSSSGIIRAQQGDNNWDKLQTYLTLALVVGLTILLSVQSLMPSEYLCYIIGVFATIWIFGTIALLCGLFGTYRYEKSFSRHVGRFTFLCFSIFVLYVFFLISKPIEPPTSSLNPPSPSAPSVMTIDSRALFFLALGLIVLAGHIYSWVMGCRTGSDI from the exons ATGCAGGAACAGAACGTGCAGGACCTCTGGAGGGAGGGCAGGGAAAATGACGAGGTGAAATGGGAGAGATTAAGACTGAGGATTAAAGAAGAGGAGGATGCGCTTCATAGGCGTGGGCGGTTTGGAGCTAATTTCTTCAATTGGAGTGACCGCCGGTGTGCAGCGGACAGTGGAGAGGCATGGGCATCTCTGAACGAACCACTTACACCGCAGCAGCCACACATTCCATTGGACACAAACACCCCGGAAGTAGCGACAGTTGGGACTTCAATGCCTGTGGCTCAGCTGGAG GTACACCCTGAAGGGACTCACTTTACGGCTTCAAGGTCTGAAAGGCCAACGGTTTATGATATCCGGGCTCGTCCTGATTTTTTTGAGAGTATTTCTAAGAGCAAGGACTTCCGAATG GTGAAAATTGGTGTCCGTGTCCTTACAAGGCAGGGGCAGAATTTCAACAAGAGGGTCTTAGCATCAATCATCCATGAAGTACTCACAGCTGTTGTTGCTGAGTACAATGCTGGTCTGCTATTAGCACACAGAGAG GCTCTGGGTAATGAGATTAAGAGGTTACTGATAGACAGGGCAATGAACATGAAAATTTCCCTCGATGATGTGTCCATTACTACCCTTAGTTTACTTTCTGAAGAAGAGAATTCTGAGAAAGCGGAGCAGGACAGCAGCAGCGGAATTATCAGGGCACAG CAGGGTGATAACAACTGGGACAAGCTGCAAACATACTTAACCCTTGCTTTAGTCGTCGGGTTGACAATCTTGCTTTCAGTCCAGTCTCTAATGCCTTCTGAATATCTATGCTATATCATTGGTGTATTTGCCACAATATGGATATTCGGAACTATTGCTCTTCTCTGTGGTTTGTTCGGAACTTACAGATACGAGAAGAGCTTTAGCCGTCATGTTGGACGCTTCACGTTCTTGTGTTTTTCAATCTTTGTTCTATATGTCTTCTTCCTCATTTCAAAACCAATTGAACCGCCCACCTCTTCACTCAACCCTCCATCACCGTCAGCACCCTCAGTAATGACAATCGACAGCCGTGCACTATTTTTCCTTGCACTTGGACTTATAGTGCTGGCTGGTCACATCTATTCTTGGGTCATG GGTTGTCGTACAGGCTCTGACATATAG